A genome region from Candidatus Angelobacter sp. includes the following:
- a CDS encoding MoaD/ThiS family protein, with protein sequence MRIVVHFYSYFKELTGCVETTEALPPGSSIADLMTLLIRRFPKLGPMQNSTLIAVGVDYQGRGYLLKEGDEVSLFPPVQGG encoded by the coding sequence GTGCGGATTGTTGTCCATTTTTATTCGTATTTCAAAGAGTTGACGGGTTGCGTCGAAACGACCGAGGCGTTGCCGCCCGGGAGCAGCATCGCTGATTTGATGACGCTGCTCATCCGGCGCTTTCCCAAACTGGGTCCCATGCAAAACTCGACGCTGATTGCCGTTGGCGTGGATTATCAGGGTCGCGGATACTTGTTGAAGGAAGGCGACGAAGTTTCACTCTTTCCGCCGGTGCAGGGCGGATGA
- the hpt gene encoding hypoxanthine phosphoribosyltransferase, with translation MPTHGPAVPDVSNIGIDPFHTAGPSSVIKRKTFEPPPGQWRKEVERVLITEEQIARRVRQLTRRLETDFAGRDLVIVSLLNGTVLFLADLIRHLSLPLRLDFIGVSSYGANTVPGQLVFTKELRIDVRGRDVLLVDDILDTGKTLKRVLTKLRALKPRRVRVCVLLEKRARRVAKIRVDYVGFRIPDLFVVGYGLDFAERYRNLSFVGVLRPQYRQGS, from the coding sequence ATGCCGACGCACGGGCCCGCGGTGCCCGACGTGTCCAACATCGGCATCGACCCGTTTCACACCGCGGGGCCGTCCTCCGTGATTAAGCGCAAAACATTTGAGCCCCCTCCGGGGCAGTGGCGCAAAGAAGTCGAACGCGTCCTGATCACCGAGGAACAGATCGCGCGGCGCGTGCGACAACTCACGCGACGGCTCGAGACCGATTTTGCCGGGCGCGACCTCGTTATTGTTTCACTGCTCAACGGCACAGTCCTCTTCCTCGCCGATCTGATCCGTCACCTGTCGTTGCCTCTCCGCCTCGATTTCATCGGCGTTTCCAGTTACGGCGCAAATACGGTCCCGGGTCAACTGGTGTTTACCAAGGAACTGCGGATCGATGTGCGCGGACGCGATGTGCTGCTCGTGGACGACATTCTCGACACCGGCAAAACCCTCAAACGCGTGCTCACCAAACTGCGCGCGTTGAAGCCGCGTCGCGTCAGGGTTTGCGTGTTGCTGGAGAAAAGGGCGCGCCGTGTCGCGAAAATCCGCGTTGATTATGTCGGGTTCCGTATTCCGGATTTGTTCGTGGTCGGGTATGGGCTTGATTTTGCGGAGCGCTACCGGAACCTGTCCTTCGTAGGCGTGTTACGACCGCAGTACCGGCAAGGGAGCTGA
- a CDS encoding molybdenum cofactor biosynthesis protein MoaE: protein MKRRLTITTEPIDESALLARREMSGGMGAVVYFLGVVRGVEDDKRISAIEYESFERMVEHQFDLLFGEMERRWPIESVRLVHRIGVVKVNEPSLWVELVAPHRAEAFAACQWLIDEMKRVVPIWKKPLR, encoded by the coding sequence ATGAAAAGACGTTTGACCATCACCACTGAGCCGATCGACGAATCCGCACTGCTCGCAAGGCGCGAAATGTCGGGCGGCATGGGCGCGGTGGTTTACTTTCTGGGGGTTGTTCGCGGTGTGGAGGACGACAAACGCATCAGCGCCATCGAATACGAGTCGTTCGAACGCATGGTGGAGCACCAGTTCGACCTGCTGTTCGGCGAAATGGAACGAAGGTGGCCGATTGAATCGGTCCGGCTCGTGCATCGAATTGGCGTGGTCAAAGTGAACGAGCCGTCACTCTGGGTGGAGTTGGTCGCGCCCCACCGCGCCGAGGCGTTCGCCGCCTGTCAGTGGCTCATTGATGAAATGAAACGCGTGGTTCCCATCTGGAAGAAACCGCTCCGTTGA